Within Spinacia oleracea cultivar Varoflay chromosome 4, BTI_SOV_V1, whole genome shotgun sequence, the genomic segment TTTTTGGGCCTTAGTTCATTCTGTTTGTGCTCCACTTTCTTTTGTGCAACCCGAGTCACATTCTGTACTCTTTTCTGTACCTTCTTCTCTGCTCGTATCCTTTTCATgtccttttccttttccttttcctcATCCCATTGAAGTCGTTGGAAGGCCATCTCAACTTTCAGCCTCTCATAACTATCCCAGTTGAGTTGTTCTTCATTGATCCCTCCCCTCCTAGCAGCCTCTGCAATGCTTTCAGTCCACGAGGAAAAGAACTTTTCTTTTGAACGTTTTCGTTTCAAACGCTCTGCCCACAATTTTTTGAGAGATGAGCCAATTTTCCTCTTGGACTGTTCACTGCAAGTACGGAGACCCCCTTTTGAGTTAGCAATTGGATTTCGCCAGGGTAATGCCTTTAAAATATCATAAACTCTCCCTCTCTTCTTTTTTGGAAGAGATTTCTTAATATAGCTATCCATGTCTTAGATTGAAAGAGAAATTAAGATAGCTCAGAAAAATGGAATGtaaatattttattgtgttTCCGCTTTTTAGTTACAAGCTAGGCAACAAAAGCTGAGGCTCTACAGATCTGAACTAGGCATAGTTTAATAACGAACAAACAAAAACATTTAACTCCAGATTCTTATTTCTCTTTAAGAAAAAGGGTTTCTCTCATTGCAGAAACCTTTACACCGAAAACCACGAGTCTTCCAATGGCAATTATGTGCTATAAGACTATAACTGACAAAGTAATCCTGAGCAGGTCTTGGAAGCATGAAAACAAGGAGGCATAGTACATAAACACAGAGAAACTCAATGAGAAGTTCTACTCCAGAAAGTTCCATTCTATCTTTCCCACAAGAACACATGTATATATAGGATTAATAAGATAACTCATTGATCCTATCATATGTGAAGCAACAAGGAGACCCTCCCATTTTGCACCTCTCCTTTTCTGCATAGAATTCTCTCATGTAGGGTCACAGAGTCTAAGGTAAATGGGTAAAAAAGAACAGAGAGGGTACGAGTTTAAAATGTAAACCTATATGTCTATCTAACTTATGTGAGAATGAATATATAAGTGCTCCGTATCATTCAGTTTGTCTATTTACCtgaaataatttattttaaattactgtATTTTATGTGGGGGTTAAAATAAATAAGATATGTAAGTTGAACAATAGATTCATTTTGAATGAGAAGACTTATATTTAAAGTATGACTCTtggaaataagttttatttagGGAGGGTTTGGAGTTCCCGAACGTATTGTTGTTCTTTCTTATCAGGGCCAAGAAAGCAATAACATATATAAAGTATAAACCCATGTGATGTGAGCACCCCAAGCAGCGCATCACAGACAAAACTATCATAAGAGGAAAAGGAAAGGCCTACTGGTGGTCAACTAAATCATAACAGTGTAGCACTTCACTAAATCTCATCCCTCGTCGCTTTCTCACAAGCATGCACAATATGTACCTCTCCGCCTTTCAACATTCCCATTAACAAAGCAAATGATAGATTGATAGGAAGTACCATATTCTATGGTAAATGAAATCAATGGTCAATATATGTAATATTTACAATAGCACAGGTAAAAGTTTGCAACAGACAAACGAATCCTGATGGTTGCCTACTTTCAAAAGGAAAAGGTGCAGGGTTAACAGTTAAAGAGACACACCAATCTTATTATAGAGGTTCTCCAATTTACTGATTTAGGGTAGAACTTTATTCCACAACTGAGAAATTCTAGGAAGGGTTGTCTAGAGAGACTCGTATACTTTTCAGTACGGAAAACACAAGGAACTTCTTAGCTATCAAAAACATAAGAACCTTCTTTTTGTAACACAATCACATCATTTCTGATGATGCTTGAGAAATGACATTGAAAATCCCTAAATCTCTTTTTCAATCTTTGCAAATAATAGAAATGAAGAGGAAAGACTACCTGTGCAAGCGTGGAGCTTCCGACATCTTCTTTCTAATCTGAAAGCGTGAATGATAAAAGCACAAGTTATAATATCTCAACAAAGGAGCAAGACATGAAAAAAGAAGCAAACAGATGAGGATTAGCAAGCAAGATAAAATCTAGGGAACTTAGAGGAAAAGTAATGAGAGGTTTCATCATGCAGAGTATCACAAGAAGGATCTGTTAGTCACAGTTCAGGTCCTAACTCTTAACTGACTTAACCACATAGAACAGAAACAGAAGCGGACATCAAAGTAGTGAAAAGAAATTGAATGATTCTTACTTCACTTCACCTTGGGGTCTCTTAAGGCTTCAAGGGTTTTTTCTTTAATCCGTGCACGAGTCTCTGCACCAATGTCACAAATATCAGCCAAGAACCAACTCATGGAGGTCAATTTGAAATAATAATGTGATATATACCAGGGCTATGCTTCCTGCCTTTGTTCCAGGGAACTTTTCCTTTGTTTGCTAGGCCTATTCTCCGCCTCCTTAGAGTTTCTGTGCAATATATCACCTCAGATTCAGAATTGTGGCAAGCAACTCTTCCATCTTCATCCCAAGCCTCATTGTCATGTGAATTCTGATAACTATCCAGTTCAGAATGCACATCAGAGGACTCACATGCCTCAGCAAAAACTGCACCAAGAGGATGTAGTCTCCTCACTGTGCTCGATACAGCCAATGGCATAGATGAACACTTTAGGGGCGTGGCAAAGCACCAGAACTTCCCCGTAATCATCTGATGATCAGAATATTCGGTTGCTGTATGAAAAAATGGCCACAGATGGACACAGGAAGTGCTAAGAAGAGATTGTGGTTGATTTAAGAGTGCCCTGGTGACCAATCAATGAAGCTGTTAAGAGCCACTTTCTTAAAGTTATCACCACTAGCCATTTATTTTAAATCTGTTATCAAAGAGAGGAAAATATGTTTGATTCCATTTCCATCCATATCAAACTTCATATCCACCAAATTAAGGCTTATTTTTTAGTTGGTAATAGATGACAACCAATTAGGAAAACCTCAGGGGAGAAGTCTGTGATACTACAATTCCAATCTAAGAACGTGTTACCATTCCCCTCGATAGCACAACTAACTACCATTATCACCGTTTATAACCGCCTACCAAAAGAACCGTTTAGAGAGAGCAATAAAATTAAAGTAACATATGAACTATGTACTATGTAGTAGTAAAAACCATCTAAAACCCACCTATTTCAAGtcaatacggagtactacataCCCTCTCTTTTTCTGTGTTTCTAAATCCCAAagcacaaaataaaaaataaaaacctttCTGTTCATTGAAATAAAACATGAACATTCATTAGAAACTGGacaaaaactaaaattaaataAGCACATTATTGAATTAGCAAGATACAACTCATACAAAtgcgtcaaaaataaaattcaggCAAAAGGGTTTAATAAGATTTTGATAGTAACCCTTTATCTCAGTCTGTAAGCCACAAATCAATATAAAAAAACCCAGAATTTCAACGCAATTAAAGGAAATTGCAGCTTAACATTCAcaataattaattcaaatggTTCAAATCACATATGAGGCATTGACATTTCTGAATAATTAGTTAAAAGAGATAAACTTACATATGAGGCATTGACATTTCTGAATAAGTCGCTTGAAATTGGGTGTCAGTTTTGGTGCGAGGAATAGAGATAGAGGAAGCTGGGTTTCGGAGGAAGATAACAGAGAATAGGAGAGAGAGTAAATAGGCGTTCTGTGCGCCAAGAGCTGCTGATTATGTTAGCtcacaatttatttattttttgtgttttttttgtttgttttgacgGGCATCATATACCgatttcctttaatattgtatAAAGATTcaataattcccaaaatacgctACTTTCTAACTTAATTCTCATCCTATCGTCCACGTCAgcaagagagaaagaaaagtaatttttttccggttcagcgttgaaccgccatctgagatgccggttttgttttaaagcaaaccgctatctcagatggcggttcaatggTATAAACcactatctgagatagcggtttgctttaaaacaaaatcGCGCAGTTTTATAAGGGGTTACCCGCTACCTGAAATGGCGGTTCATTAAATACATAAGCCGCTATTTTAGATAGCGGTTTACCCCTTTAAACCGTTttttcagatagcggtttattgtagatttaatataaaaaaattagaccGTCTTTCTTGCTGCCGTGAATGGTAGAATGGGAAATAAGTGAAAAAATagcgtattttgggaatttacGAATCTTCAAgcattattgaaggaaatcgaaAAAGGCAGACTTCAAAATAATGTAATATTCTTACATGACCCCGttccacactaaatttattgtggatcCTCAAAAAGTCAATAACTTGTTCCTAATTATATTGGCATTTTTATTAGGACTAGTTGTTGGCCGGCGTGCTATCGCGCGTCGTCCCCcaagttattaaaaaaataatgcataattatttttattaaaatatcttaATGATGGTTAATAATATAGTTTTGTATGAGAAGAAACCTATTGATTAAGGATTGCTAATACATACTAAGGATTGCTATTGATTAAGGATTGCTAATACATGTATGTTGTTTGTTTGTAATGAGATGAAATAGATTTGCATACGATGCGGTTATAGCACGTTACCCAAAGTAGCAAATCTAATTAGTAAAATTAATGTTGGAATTGTTTTAAATAAAGCATATCTTTCATGGATGAGTTACACAAAATCAAATTTTATTCAAATCAAGTTATAACAatgtttattttcaaaaaaatatcgAAACCGAATATAGAAAATTACACCAACAAAGAAAATAATACGAATTACATTTTGTATCACAAAATTAGAATCACTCAAAGTTGTGATGTTTTGGGCCATCATACCACTTCCGATCCTCATCAACAATAGCACGAGATTTAATATGGGGATGACTTACAAGTTAACAAGATTAACGTTCTCAAAAGATAGAATGAAATTTATTCGGCTAAACCTCCTTTGAGAGGAAACCTTAAGCACGTGGTTTAAGATAATTCATTGTTATCATGCAATAAAGTCAACTTAACTATGCATTCCAAAGGTGCTAAGTTATACGAATTataaaatatcaaattaagtACGTGGAAATGCCATATATAAAGCACACAAAAAACACAATTTATAAAGAGTTGACaaacaaaaactaaaataaaactgACCACCACCTATGATCATATAGGATCAAAGTCaagtagtttttttttatcaaaagaTACAGGGCAAACTTCTAGAAATACTCTTTTGAGTGACACTATTAACACTTTCAAAGAGAAAATAGCAGGAGGTACAAAGGGATTCCAATATATCTCTATTTAGTCGACTGACTAATGACTTtttaagttcggattttaaattaAGATATCATTTCAGAATCACTTGACATTCTATTACTTTCGTGCGAGTGCCTCAAGTTCTTCTCGTTTTTAACTTCAGGGCGTCACGGACTTACAGTGCAAGAACTTCAAAGTCTCTCAAGATCTCTGTTCAGTAAAACTGATTTGTTAAGGTAATTTTCCTTAACGCCTGTGAAAGTTGTCTACTTTCTTATGTTCTTTCATAAGCCAAAGCGGCTGAGAAACCAGTCAAAGAATGTATTTGTTGGTCTGTTCGTGCTAGTTATTTTGGCTTTATCACCTGCACAAACAACACAATGCAcataaatactttttttttggtgaggAAGAGCAGTAAAGCCCCTAATTAAACAAAGACAAAAAACACACGAAAGGAAACACACTAACAAAAAGGGAAACACCAAAGCTAGAACCTAAGTCCTTCCTAGTTCCTATGCTTGATTAACGTAAAAGCAAAAGTAACCAAAAGCAAGACTTACTTAACAACAAACCAAAGCAGGTAAACCAATGCTTAAAATCACCCTGGTTTTCTTTTCTTGACTTTGCATATTCAATTTCCTTCACATAAAGTATCCCTCAGATACCAACACTTCACCATGGCGATGACATTCTTTAAACAAGCCATCTAGTAGCTACATATATGAGTTGCAGGCGTTTTAGAAGGGTTCAATAAAATGAAACTAATCTACAAAGTCATTGCAAAGAAGTAATGCAATTTTTAACGCAAATAAGGTTTAATAATATACCTCAAATGGATTTAAGTCAAGCACCGGACGCCTCAAAGAACCATTTAGGGAGAGCATCTTTTGGCAAGAATTGGGCCTCGAGAAAGAAGGTGTACGGGACTGAGTCTGTAATGATGCATCCTTCTTCTGGCAAGAAGACATGTTGAGGGCAAACTTTAGTTacatatacgaagtacataTATTACATAATTTCCTTGTGAATAAAAGATGACCAAAAGTTGACCTTGGGAAACAAGTTCCCTTAGGCATGTCAAGGACATCATTATTGTATTAATCATTAAGGGACACGGCAACAACAATATAGTAAAGCCCCATCATGAGAGAGGACTCCTGCATTATATAAgacagaaaaaaaaatctaagaAAACTTGTGAGAAATGAAATACAACATATACATGTTACACCAAAGATTTCTGATTAACTACTCCAAAATTTAGATCAATTGCCTAAAGACGAAAAACAATGGCATGGCATTAATTAGTACAAAGTTTGAGAACTTTTGCAGACTGCTTCAGGATACATTACCATGACAAGTGAGAACTTTTGTCAATGACCCACTGTTATATCTAAGTCCATCAAGTTTAAAAGAAGGAAAGTAACCTTATCTTACAAATTTTCATGGCTTAATTCGCTAGAGTGTAGAATGGATTCAACCATACCACactaataaaaacaataattaaacatcAAACAGTTCACCATAGGTTTATCCTTTTTTTTGTAAGGTCAAAGTGCTAAAGGGATGATGTCTTACATTCGCGAGTCAAATAACAATTTTTGGAAGGAAGAAAACATAAACAATGCACTCTGGCAAGTGACAACCATATTAACTTATTAAGGAAAGGGGGAAAAAGTGTCAATAACATCTTCcaagaaaaaaaagaacacTCTATAACATTCATGTATGTGATAGCTTTTGCCTCGATCACCATATCACCAACTAATCCCAATGATGGGATTGGCTACATGAACCAAGATTTTATCCTATGTGATAGTGAACTATGATCTTCTCCATAGgaataaaaattatataaaaaggATATACGAATCTGTTAAGGGAACTGTTATTAGGTCTGTAGATGATGATGCAAAAGCAGAATCGTACAGGGAAGATTATGAGCTATTACTATGATTAAACATACGTACTAATCAATGGTATTTTTCGAATGATACAGGGAGTTACAGAACAATGGATTACTTTGAAATATAAAAAACAACAACTCTTATAAGAGTCAGTAACTAAGATAAAACCGGGAGAAAATATGTCTTGGGTAGAAGAAA encodes:
- the LOC110790680 gene encoding uncharacterized protein isoform X1, with translation MSMPHMALLNQPQSLLSTSCVHLWPFFHTATEYSDHQMITGKFWCFATPLKCSSMPLAVSSTVRRLHPLGAVFAEACESSDVHSELDSYQNSHDNEAWDEDGRVACHNSESEVIYCTETLRRRRIGLANKGKVPWNKGRKHSPETRARIKEKTLEALRDPKIRKKMSEAPRLHSEQSKRKIGSSLKKLWAERLKRKRSKEKFFSSWTESIAEAARRGGINEEQLNWDSYERLKVEMAFQRLQWDEEKEKEKDMKRIRAEKKVQKRVQNVTRVAQKKVEHKQNELRPKKKGMRSRKRREGKGEAAASKELNIKDRLVKIFGKKSIDGPSCSQSGTMVYLQSALEKFDIESIKAQQSRSTVSLADQIQAAKSKRQQIVTNKSNIISTPPG
- the LOC110790680 gene encoding uncharacterized protein isoform X3; this encodes MITGKFWCFATPLKCSSMPLAVSSTVRRLHPLGAVFAEACESSDVHSELDSYQNSHDNEAWDEDGRVACHNSESEVIYCTETLRRRRIGLANKGKVPWNKGRKHSPETRARIKEKTLEALRDPKIRKKMSEAPRLHSEQSKRKIGSSLKKLWAERLKRKRSKEKFFSSWTESIAEAARRGGINEEQLNWDSYERLKVEMAFQRLQWDEEKEKEKDMKRIRAEKKVQKRVQNVTRVAQKKVEHKQNELRPKKKGMRSRKRREGKGEAAASKELNIKDRLVKIFGKKSIDGPSCSQSGTMVYLQSALEKFDIESIKAQQSRSTVSLADQIQAAKSKRQQIVTNKSNIISTPPG